One Microbacterium keratanolyticum DNA window includes the following coding sequences:
- the hutH gene encoding histidine ammonia-lyase: MTEVAPVLVGAAPLPPAAVVAVARHNAPVSLDADALTRVAQARAVIESLAVDPVPHYGVSTGFGALATTFIAPERRHQLQASLIRSHAAGTGAEVETEVVRALQLLRLQTLASGHTGVRPLVVETYAAMLNAGITPVVREYGSLGCSGDLAPLAHIALAAMGEGDVRDASGALVPASTALEAAGIEPLVLLEKEGLALINGTDGMLGMLVLALHDLEMLLTTADLAAAMSIESQLGTDAVFAADLMALRPQSGQGESAANLRAFLGTSPMVASHKGPEDGRVQDAYSLRCSPQVHGAARDTMAHAAMIAGRELASVIDNPVVTSDGRVQSNGNFHGAPVAAVLDFLAISVADVASVAERRTDRAMDPARNHGLPPFLAHEIGVDSGLMIAQYAAAGIVSELKRLATPASVDSIPSSAMQEDHVSMGWAAARKLRRAIDGLGRVLAIEILTGARALDLRAPLLAGPATGAVRDLVRTVAEGPGPDRFLSPEMEAVTELVLSGAVARVAKEHIA; this comes from the coding sequence ATGACCGAAGTTGCTCCCGTTCTCGTCGGCGCCGCCCCGCTGCCTCCCGCCGCCGTCGTCGCCGTCGCTCGCCACAACGCCCCTGTCTCGCTCGACGCTGACGCCCTCACTCGCGTCGCACAGGCGCGCGCTGTGATCGAGTCGCTCGCGGTCGATCCCGTGCCGCACTACGGCGTCTCGACCGGATTCGGCGCGCTCGCGACCACCTTCATCGCCCCGGAGCGTCGTCACCAGCTGCAGGCGAGCCTCATCCGCTCGCATGCCGCAGGCACAGGTGCCGAGGTCGAGACCGAGGTCGTACGCGCGCTGCAGCTGCTGCGCCTGCAGACCCTCGCCTCCGGGCACACGGGAGTGCGTCCGCTCGTCGTCGAGACTTACGCGGCCATGCTCAATGCGGGGATCACCCCGGTCGTGCGCGAGTACGGCTCGCTCGGATGCTCGGGTGATCTCGCCCCGCTCGCGCACATCGCACTGGCCGCGATGGGCGAGGGCGACGTGCGCGATGCGTCCGGCGCGCTCGTCCCGGCATCCACCGCTCTCGAGGCCGCGGGCATCGAACCGCTCGTGCTGCTCGAGAAGGAGGGACTCGCCCTCATCAACGGCACCGATGGCATGCTCGGGATGCTCGTGCTGGCACTGCACGATCTGGAGATGCTGCTCACGACCGCTGACCTGGCAGCGGCGATGTCGATCGAGAGCCAGCTCGGCACGGACGCCGTCTTCGCCGCCGACCTCATGGCGCTGCGACCGCAGAGCGGGCAGGGGGAGAGCGCGGCGAACCTGCGCGCCTTCCTCGGCACGTCGCCGATGGTCGCCAGCCACAAGGGGCCGGAAGACGGCCGGGTGCAGGACGCGTACTCGCTGCGCTGCTCGCCCCAGGTGCACGGCGCCGCCCGCGACACGATGGCGCACGCCGCGATGATCGCCGGCCGCGAGCTCGCCTCGGTCATCGACAACCCCGTGGTCACCAGCGACGGTCGCGTCCAGTCGAACGGCAACTTCCACGGAGCGCCCGTCGCGGCGGTCCTCGACTTCCTCGCGATCTCGGTCGCCGACGTGGCATCCGTGGCCGAGCGACGCACCGACCGCGCCATGGACCCGGCTCGCAACCACGGACTGCCGCCGTTCCTCGCGCATGAGATCGGCGTCGACTCCGGTCTCATGATCGCCCAGTACGCCGCAGCCGGGATCGTCTCCGAGCTCAAGCGGCTCGCGACGCCCGCGTCCGTCGACTCGATCCCCTCGTCCGCCATGCAGGAGGACCACGTGTCGATGGGGTGGGCGGCTGCGCGCAAGCTGCGCCGCGCGATCGACGGCCTCGGCCGGGTGCTCGCGATCGAGATCCTGACGGGAGCTCGCGCCCTCGACCTGCGCGCCCCGCTCCTCGCCGGCCCCGCCACGGGAGCGGTGCGCGACCTCGTCCGCACCGTCGCCGAGGGCCCTGGACCCGACCGCTTCCTCTCGCCCGAGATGGAAGCCGTCACCGAACTCGTTCTGTCGGGCGCCGTCGCCCGCGTCGCAAAGGAGCACATCGCATGA
- a CDS encoding MFS transporter, with protein MNSTAVSAPAGQSSARTARTAVAASTIGSILEYYDFFVYGTLSALVFGQLFFPSDNAAVSTLLSLASFAVGFVARPLGGILLGHFGDRIGRKPLLLFTFLLTGVVTVLIGLLPTYAQIGLAAPLLLVFLRILQGIGIGGEWGGAALLAVEHAPAHKKGLYGSLVQAGAPVGVILSSGSVALLTATLTQEQLLSWGWRIPFLASALLLLVGLFLRFKVAESPEFDMIKKTGTKVKQPVWQAIRTYPKQIVTAILIHMSDTTLGLIQGVFILGYASGVLGMNPTIVLLANIFSSVMNLITTPLAGMLGDRIGQKRVVMMGLVGLALWAFPMFLLIGTETVVGLFIAMGVGGILVGWLFSGQATLFAAFFPAEVRYSGMSLGFQIGTVFGGGFGPLIAQALTGATDGATWSVSLYMLIIAIAALIATSTVKMQPRAARPTIGADAA; from the coding sequence ATGAACAGCACGGCAGTATCGGCACCCGCGGGACAGAGCTCCGCCCGCACCGCTCGCACAGCGGTCGCCGCGAGCACGATCGGCTCGATTCTCGAGTACTACGACTTCTTCGTGTACGGGACGCTGTCGGCGCTCGTGTTCGGTCAGCTCTTCTTCCCCTCCGACAACGCCGCCGTCTCCACGCTGCTGTCGCTGGCCAGCTTCGCGGTCGGCTTCGTCGCGCGCCCGCTCGGCGGGATCCTGCTCGGCCACTTCGGCGACCGCATCGGGCGCAAGCCGCTGCTGCTGTTCACATTCCTGCTCACCGGCGTCGTCACGGTCCTCATCGGACTGCTGCCGACCTACGCACAGATCGGCCTCGCCGCTCCGCTGCTGCTCGTCTTCCTGCGCATTCTGCAGGGGATCGGCATCGGCGGCGAATGGGGTGGCGCAGCGCTGCTCGCTGTCGAGCACGCACCCGCCCACAAGAAGGGCCTCTACGGAAGCCTGGTTCAGGCCGGTGCGCCGGTCGGTGTGATCCTCTCGTCGGGAAGCGTCGCGCTGCTCACGGCGACGCTCACTCAGGAGCAGCTGCTCAGCTGGGGCTGGCGCATCCCGTTCCTCGCGAGCGCGCTGCTTCTGCTCGTCGGCCTCTTCCTGCGCTTCAAGGTGGCGGAGTCCCCGGAGTTCGACATGATCAAGAAGACCGGCACCAAGGTCAAGCAGCCGGTCTGGCAGGCGATCCGCACGTACCCCAAGCAGATCGTCACCGCGATCCTCATCCACATGAGCGACACGACCCTCGGTCTCATCCAGGGTGTATTCATCCTGGGCTACGCGTCGGGCGTGCTCGGCATGAACCCCACCATCGTGCTGCTGGCCAACATCTTCTCCTCGGTCATGAACCTCATCACCACCCCGCTCGCCGGCATGCTGGGTGATCGCATCGGTCAGAAGCGCGTCGTGATGATGGGTCTGGTCGGGCTCGCGCTCTGGGCTTTCCCCATGTTCCTGCTGATCGGCACGGAGACCGTCGTCGGGCTGTTCATCGCCATGGGCGTGGGCGGCATCCTGGTCGGCTGGCTGTTCTCGGGCCAGGCGACGCTGTTCGCCGCGTTCTTCCCCGCGGAGGTGCGCTACTCGGGCATGTCGCTCGGCTTCCAGATCGGTACGGTCTTCGGTGGCGGCTTCGGCCCCCTGATCGCGCAGGCGCTCACCGGTGCGACCGACGGCGCCACCTGGTCGGTGTCGCTCTACATGCTGATCATCGCGATCGCCGCACTGATCGCCACGAGCACCGTCAAGATGCAGCCGCGCGCCGCGCGCCCGACGATCGGAGCGGATGCCGCATGA
- a CDS encoding SIP domain-containing protein — protein MVRDRTHFLLVGDEGDIAMIHTILRRLPVDAYGQVYIEVDGAKPLPSLAMPEGMVLTWLRRDSRVRRGGSVHDHGALAAGVIDVWLQEWMPDADAAEEPYVIWIGCTASGRVDLLYRDLRARLPMLHVHHPHYDSPR, from the coding sequence ATGGTCAGAGATCGCACCCATTTCCTGCTCGTCGGCGATGAGGGTGACATCGCCATGATCCACACGATCCTGCGCCGTCTGCCGGTCGACGCCTACGGGCAGGTCTACATCGAGGTCGACGGGGCGAAGCCTCTTCCGTCGCTGGCCATGCCGGAGGGCATGGTGCTCACCTGGCTGCGTCGTGATTCGCGGGTGCGCCGCGGGGGGAGTGTCCACGATCACGGGGCCCTGGCTGCGGGAGTCATCGATGTCTGGCTGCAGGAGTGGATGCCGGATGCCGACGCCGCGGAAGAGCCATACGTGATCTGGATCGGATGCACGGCGAGCGGCCGTGTGGACCTGCTCTACCGCGACCTACGTGCGCGCCTGCCGATGCTGCACGTCCATCATCCGCACTACGACAGTCCCCGCTGA
- a CDS encoding PfkB family carbohydrate kinase yields the protein MGRVIVVGSLNIDTVLRVVRHPRPGETVHALGAQSVPGGKGGNQAAAAADAGAETVFVGAVGDDGARYLRHLQAGGVDVSGVQRCTDIGTGAASVVVDDRGENSIIVVEGANGRVRAAQLDALDLREGDVVSLQFELPDAVNAEVAARASRRGATVLINPSPWRESRTDVLALADVVIVNEIEAEQLGDVVSADVLCITAGGAGARWGGLSAAAPRIEPVDTTGAGDRFAGTLAAMLARGSTRQEALEHAVAAASEACLRHGAQQWRSV from the coding sequence ATGGGGCGCGTCATCGTCGTCGGCTCGCTCAACATCGACACGGTTCTGCGGGTCGTACGCCACCCTCGGCCGGGCGAGACCGTGCATGCGCTCGGTGCCCAGAGCGTGCCGGGCGGCAAAGGCGGCAACCAGGCCGCTGCCGCGGCGGATGCCGGTGCGGAGACGGTCTTCGTCGGCGCGGTCGGCGACGACGGCGCACGCTACCTGCGGCACCTTCAGGCCGGCGGCGTCGACGTCTCCGGTGTCCAGCGCTGCACGGACATCGGCACAGGGGCGGCATCAGTGGTCGTCGACGATCGCGGTGAGAACTCGATCATCGTCGTCGAGGGTGCCAATGGACGGGTGCGGGCCGCACAGCTCGACGCCCTCGACCTGCGCGAGGGGGATGTGGTCTCGTTGCAGTTCGAGCTGCCGGACGCGGTGAACGCCGAGGTCGCGGCGCGGGCTTCCCGTCGTGGCGCCACGGTGCTGATCAACCCCTCGCCGTGGCGGGAGTCGCGCACGGATGTGCTCGCGCTCGCGGACGTCGTGATCGTCAACGAGATCGAGGCCGAGCAGCTCGGCGATGTCGTCTCCGCGGATGTTCTCTGCATCACTGCGGGGGGAGCCGGGGCGCGATGGGGTGGCCTCAGTGCCGCAGCTCCTCGTATCGAGCCGGTCGACACGACGGGTGCGGGAGATCGCTTCGCCGGCACCCTGGCGGCGATGCTCGCACGCGGGAGCACACGGCAGGAGGCGCTGGAGCACGCCGTCGCCGCGGCGAGTGAGGCCTGTCTGCGTCACGGCGCTCAGCAGTGGCGTTCAGTATGA
- a CDS encoding nucleoside hydrolase, whose translation MPANSIPVILDVDTGIDDALALLLAVRHPALDVRAVTCVGGNVPLAQVVENTLGVLALAGGEDIPVAAGMSAPLIEPARDASYVHGENGVADLRFPAHTMSPVPVHAVELLRRTLMDADEPLTIIALAPLTNIAVLLRMHPEVTNKIERILFMGGAVGAGNATAAAEFNIWHDPEAADIVVRSGVPTTMYGLEPFYRVCCDAETIASFDGATDPVGATVGALLRHLAQVTEDEARIVHPSGAAIGDAGAVCAVIDPAGVTVRRAPVSVALHDVQTRGQTVVDLRSGLGAGGEVTKDAQGNIDVVLEVDGDRYARLFLDAVC comes from the coding sequence TTGCCAGCGAATAGCATCCCCGTCATCCTCGACGTCGACACCGGGATCGACGACGCACTCGCCCTGCTGCTCGCGGTGCGGCACCCGGCACTCGACGTGCGGGCCGTCACCTGTGTCGGCGGCAACGTGCCGCTCGCGCAGGTCGTGGAGAACACCCTGGGCGTGCTCGCGCTGGCAGGTGGGGAGGACATCCCCGTCGCCGCCGGGATGAGCGCGCCGCTCATCGAGCCCGCCCGCGACGCCAGCTATGTTCACGGCGAGAACGGTGTCGCCGATCTCCGGTTCCCTGCGCACACGATGAGTCCCGTGCCCGTGCACGCGGTCGAGCTTCTGCGCCGCACGCTCATGGACGCCGACGAGCCTCTGACGATCATCGCGCTCGCACCGCTGACCAACATCGCCGTGCTGCTGCGGATGCACCCTGAGGTGACGAACAAGATCGAGCGCATCCTCTTCATGGGAGGGGCCGTCGGAGCAGGCAACGCGACGGCCGCGGCCGAGTTCAACATCTGGCACGACCCCGAGGCGGCCGACATCGTCGTGCGCAGCGGAGTGCCGACCACGATGTACGGGCTCGAGCCCTTCTACCGGGTGTGCTGCGACGCCGAGACGATCGCGTCGTTCGACGGCGCAACGGATCCGGTGGGGGCGACGGTGGGAGCGCTGCTTCGGCACCTGGCGCAGGTCACAGAAGACGAGGCGCGCATCGTGCATCCCTCCGGTGCCGCGATCGGCGATGCCGGCGCCGTGTGCGCCGTCATCGACCCCGCAGGCGTCACGGTGCGGCGTGCCCCTGTGTCCGTGGCGCTGCACGATGTCCAGACGCGCGGGCAGACGGTCGTGGATCTCCGCTCCGGGCTCGGAGCGGGCGGCGAGGTCACGAAGGACGCGCAGGGCAACATCGACGTGGTTCTCGAGGTGGATGGCGACCGCTACGCGCGGCTGTTCCTCGACGCGGTGTGCTGA
- a CDS encoding IclR family transcriptional regulator, with the protein MSVIPDKSDEGAPGRPQVPAADQTLRILRHLARRPGPVAASTLARELDIPRSTVYHLLATLESHGFVVHLTQERRWGLGTAAFELAGGYARQEPLARLGRPLLATLADRLGESAHLAVMSGRDVLYIVEERAMRRAALVTDVGVRLPAHLTATGRAMLAALPRPQVRALYPDASAFTLRTGRGPTRPSELRELLRAVRTAGYASEDGEVTDGFSSVGVAVHDHTGWPVAAIAVTWETPVDASTDDRDVTEIVAEMKDRGRELERSIGSGAVGLRSDASPRAPGRQRGLS; encoded by the coding sequence GTGTCTGTGATCCCAGACAAGAGCGATGAGGGCGCACCGGGACGCCCGCAGGTACCGGCGGCGGATCAGACCCTGCGCATCCTGCGCCATCTCGCACGCCGCCCGGGCCCCGTCGCCGCGTCAACACTCGCCCGCGAGCTCGACATCCCGCGTTCGACCGTCTATCACCTCCTCGCGACGCTGGAATCCCACGGTTTCGTCGTCCACCTCACGCAGGAGCGACGTTGGGGACTGGGCACGGCGGCGTTCGAACTGGCCGGAGGCTACGCGCGACAAGAACCCCTCGCCCGCCTGGGCCGACCGCTTCTCGCAACGCTCGCCGACCGACTCGGCGAGAGCGCGCACCTCGCGGTCATGAGCGGCCGGGACGTGCTCTACATCGTCGAGGAACGCGCGATGCGCCGCGCGGCGCTGGTCACGGATGTCGGAGTGCGCCTGCCGGCGCACCTCACGGCGACGGGGCGTGCGATGCTCGCAGCACTCCCCCGCCCACAGGTGCGCGCGCTGTACCCGGATGCTTCGGCGTTCACCCTGCGCACGGGGCGCGGCCCCACGCGCCCCTCCGAGCTGCGGGAACTGCTGCGTGCCGTGCGCACCGCGGGGTACGCCTCTGAGGACGGGGAGGTCACCGACGGCTTCTCCTCCGTCGGAGTCGCCGTGCACGACCACACCGGGTGGCCCGTCGCCGCGATCGCGGTGACCTGGGAGACCCCCGTCGATGCGTCGACGGACGACCGTGATGTGACGGAGATCGTCGCGGAGATGAAAGATCGCGGCCGAGAGCTGGAACGCAGCATCGGATCGGGTGCCGTAGGGCTGCGCTCGGACGCGTCGCCCCGCGCGCCCGGTCGTCAGCGGGGACTGTCGTAG
- a CDS encoding LacI family DNA-binding transcriptional regulator, with product MSKPSESATILDVARRAGVSRTTVSRVLNEPDRVSPDTLKRVQDAAEALNYAPNSFARGLRSGRTGVIALLVGDISQPFHGSLAQAVAAAAEERGLGVMLYDLGHSTARLESVLRKLPRQGVDGLIIATADDISTAAVADAVADARAQGLAVVTGVEQFGVEGIAFVRTEHAEAPRLALEKLAAAGAQRPALLLGDKHGPIGRQLVLGAGEATVIEAGYSFSRAADAVHALSPEHDALVVTTIPMALGAMSALAAIGRQLPIIVCEEVPLAAHVTPAFSTAAVPPEETGREMVRLMAALLDGTQVEPRVLRPVYTGRESFPS from the coding sequence GTGAGCAAGCCTTCCGAGAGTGCGACGATCCTCGACGTGGCGCGACGCGCGGGAGTCTCGCGGACGACGGTCTCCCGTGTGCTCAACGAGCCCGATCGCGTCTCACCCGACACCTTGAAGCGTGTGCAGGACGCGGCGGAGGCGTTGAACTACGCGCCGAACAGCTTTGCGCGGGGTCTGCGCAGCGGCCGCACCGGTGTCATCGCGCTCCTCGTCGGCGACATCTCGCAGCCGTTCCATGGCAGTCTCGCCCAGGCGGTTGCGGCAGCCGCAGAGGAGCGCGGGCTCGGAGTCATGCTCTACGACCTCGGGCACAGCACGGCACGGCTGGAGTCGGTGCTGCGCAAGCTGCCGCGACAGGGCGTGGACGGCCTGATCATCGCGACCGCAGATGACATCTCCACCGCGGCTGTGGCAGACGCGGTGGCGGATGCGCGCGCTCAGGGGCTCGCCGTGGTCACGGGCGTCGAGCAGTTCGGCGTCGAGGGGATCGCCTTCGTTCGCACGGAGCACGCAGAGGCACCCCGCCTCGCTCTGGAGAAGCTGGCCGCTGCGGGTGCGCAGCGTCCTGCCCTGCTGCTCGGCGACAAGCATGGACCGATCGGTCGACAGCTCGTCCTCGGGGCGGGGGAGGCCACCGTCATCGAAGCGGGCTACTCCTTCTCGCGCGCGGCCGATGCGGTGCACGCTCTCAGCCCCGAACATGATGCGCTCGTCGTCACGACGATACCGATGGCACTCGGCGCGATGTCGGCACTCGCAGCGATCGGTCGACAACTGCCGATCATCGTCTGCGAAGAGGTGCCGTTGGCGGCCCATGTGACACCGGCCTTCTCGACGGCAGCGGTGCCTCCGGAAGAGACGGGGCGCGAGATGGTGCGGCTCATGGCAGCGCTGCTGGACGGCACGCAGGTCGAACCGCGTGTTCTCCGTCCGGTGTACACCGGGCGGGAGTCCTTCCCGTCATAG
- the hutU gene encoding urocanate hydratase: protein MTENVDRRSIRAARGPERTAKSWGAEAAKRMLMNNLDAEVAEHPEDLVVYGGTGRAARSWEAYDAIVRTLDELEPDETLLVQSGKPVGVFRTHEWAPRVLIANSNLVGDWATWPEFRRLEELGLMMYGQMTAGSWIYIGTQGILQGTYETFAAVARSLGRESLRGTLTLTGGAGGMGGAQPLAVTMNDGAVLIVDVDETRLARRVDHGYLDEYTTSLDDAVARVIAAKDAGEALSMGVVGNAAEVFPELLRRGVPIDIVTDQTSAHDPLAYLPIGISVADWKAEAERDPEVFTRRSRESMAAHVAAMVAFQDGGAAVFDYGNSIRAEAKLGGFERAFAFPGFVPAYIRPQFEEGRGPFRWAALSGDPEDIYKTDRAIAELFPEDAALHRWLAKAGEKVHFEGLPARICWLGYKERHLAGLKFNEMVASGELKAPIVIGRDHLDSGSVASPYRETEAMKDGSDAIADWPLLNALLNTASGASWVSLHHGGGVGIGRSIHAGQVTVADGTALAAEKLERVLTNDPGTGVMRHVDAGYEHARDIARERGLKVPML, encoded by the coding sequence ATGACCGAGAACGTCGATCGCCGCAGCATCCGCGCCGCCCGCGGCCCCGAGCGCACCGCGAAGAGCTGGGGTGCCGAGGCCGCCAAGCGGATGCTCATGAACAACCTCGACGCCGAGGTCGCCGAGCACCCCGAGGACCTCGTCGTGTACGGCGGCACCGGACGCGCGGCGCGCAGCTGGGAGGCGTACGACGCGATCGTGCGGACGCTCGACGAGCTCGAACCCGACGAGACGCTGCTCGTGCAGTCGGGCAAACCCGTCGGCGTCTTCCGCACGCACGAGTGGGCACCGCGGGTGCTGATCGCGAACTCGAACCTCGTGGGGGACTGGGCCACCTGGCCGGAGTTCCGCAGGCTCGAGGAGCTGGGCCTCATGATGTACGGCCAGATGACCGCGGGCTCGTGGATCTACATCGGCACGCAGGGCATCCTGCAGGGCACGTACGAGACCTTTGCCGCCGTCGCCCGGTCGCTCGGGCGAGAGTCGCTGCGCGGCACGCTGACCCTCACCGGTGGTGCCGGAGGGATGGGCGGTGCCCAGCCACTCGCCGTGACGATGAACGACGGCGCCGTGCTGATCGTCGACGTCGACGAGACCCGCCTCGCCCGCCGCGTCGATCACGGCTACCTCGACGAGTACACGACCTCGCTCGATGACGCGGTGGCACGGGTTATTGCAGCGAAGGATGCCGGGGAAGCGCTCTCGATGGGCGTCGTCGGCAATGCGGCCGAGGTGTTCCCCGAGCTGCTGCGACGGGGCGTCCCGATCGACATCGTGACCGATCAGACCAGCGCCCACGACCCGCTCGCCTACCTGCCGATCGGCATCTCAGTCGCTGACTGGAAGGCGGAAGCCGAGCGCGACCCGGAGGTGTTCACGCGTCGCTCGCGGGAATCGATGGCGGCGCATGTCGCGGCGATGGTCGCTTTTCAGGATGGGGGTGCGGCCGTCTTCGACTACGGCAACTCGATCCGTGCGGAGGCGAAGCTCGGCGGCTTCGAGCGGGCTTTCGCCTTCCCTGGCTTCGTGCCGGCGTACATCCGCCCCCAGTTCGAGGAGGGCCGCGGCCCGTTCCGCTGGGCGGCGCTGTCGGGCGACCCGGAGGACATCTACAAGACCGACCGGGCGATCGCGGAGCTCTTCCCGGAGGACGCCGCCCTGCACCGGTGGCTGGCGAAGGCCGGCGAGAAGGTGCACTTCGAGGGCCTGCCCGCCCGCATCTGCTGGCTCGGCTACAAGGAGCGCCACCTCGCGGGATTGAAGTTCAACGAGATGGTCGCCTCGGGCGAGCTCAAGGCGCCGATCGTGATCGGCCGCGATCACCTCGATTCGGGATCAGTCGCATCCCCGTACCGCGAGACGGAGGCGATGAAGGACGGCTCCGACGCGATCGCCGACTGGCCGTTGCTCAACGCGCTGCTCAACACGGCGTCGGGGGCGTCCTGGGTGTCGCTGCACCACGGCGGTGGCGTCGGCATCGGACGCTCGATCCACGCGGGACAGGTGACCGTGGCGGACGGCACAGCGCTCGCCGCGGAGAAGCTGGAACGGGTGCTCACGAACGACCCGGGCACCGGGGTCATGCGCCACGTGGACGCCGGCTACGAGCACGCCCGCGACATCGCTCGCGAGCGCGGCCTGAAGGTGCCGATGCTATGA
- a CDS encoding arylsulfatase, producing the protein MSASIPAFEGTVRTTVAESTPWWPSTNGTKKPNVVMVILDDTGWSDLGCYGSEIHTPTLDGLAQGGVRFTRFHVTPLCSPTRAALLSGRNHHSIGMRFLADTDTGFPNSRGSIRDDVRLLPQILGENGYASYLVGKWHLAPLHEITPAGPHHNWPLARGFDRYYGFLDGCVDQYEPELYADNHAIPVPQREGYHLSEDLADQAIRLVTDHTTFRPDAPFFLQFAMGATHAPFQAPREYIDKYVEVFTKGWDQTRIDRLQRQIDMGIVPEGTNLAERNDGVLPWDELDDEQKHVYTHLQAAFAGFLEHADAQVGRVLATLDELGVADDTIVLVLSDNGASREGGPTGDVDTNAPYSGVRRTPAEQIPLLDELGSLTGGAHYPEGWAMAGNTPFRHYKQFVDLGGVRSPLIVSWPGAGEAMRGVREQFVHAVDVTPTLLEMLGVAPERGVDGESVAAGMTDPAAVAGRETQYWETLGHRAIWNDGWKAVTAHVAGVPYEADAWRLYDTRSDFSESRDVAAEHPERLQMLQQLWWREAGRNDVFPLDDRPLRELIEERGPIGLFAQTHITLRPGQSHVPYPSAITGSNRNIDVTAHVSPLARSVNGTLLSSGNAQGGYLFSLQDGALCFEHGHLGETVLVRAELPESSVSELAFRLRTADDGSVTVQLFIDGEAVNDARIPRYSSHLSFWGLDVAHIPNSTFSSRVAAPFALPARILDRIDMIVHPAADDAAEYAEVLLASE; encoded by the coding sequence ATGAGCGCGTCTATTCCGGCTTTCGAAGGCACCGTCCGCACCACCGTCGCGGAGTCGACGCCGTGGTGGCCCTCGACGAACGGCACGAAGAAGCCCAACGTCGTCATGGTCATCCTCGACGACACCGGCTGGAGCGATCTCGGATGCTACGGCTCGGAGATCCACACGCCCACCCTGGATGGCCTGGCGCAGGGCGGCGTGCGCTTCACCCGCTTCCACGTGACCCCGCTGTGCTCACCCACCCGTGCGGCACTGCTGAGCGGTCGGAACCACCACTCGATCGGCATGCGCTTCCTTGCCGACACCGACACCGGCTTCCCGAACTCCCGCGGCAGCATCCGTGACGACGTGCGTCTGCTGCCGCAGATCCTCGGGGAGAACGGCTATGCGTCGTACCTCGTGGGCAAGTGGCACCTCGCACCTCTGCACGAGATCACCCCCGCGGGCCCGCACCACAACTGGCCGCTCGCCCGCGGGTTCGACCGCTACTACGGTTTCCTCGACGGGTGCGTCGACCAGTATGAGCCCGAGCTCTACGCGGACAATCACGCGATTCCGGTTCCTCAGCGTGAGGGGTACCACCTCAGCGAGGATCTCGCCGACCAGGCGATCCGCCTCGTCACCGATCACACGACGTTCCGCCCCGACGCGCCATTCTTCCTCCAGTTCGCGATGGGGGCCACGCACGCACCGTTCCAAGCGCCGCGCGAGTACATCGACAAGTACGTCGAGGTCTTCACGAAGGGCTGGGACCAGACGCGTATCGATCGCCTGCAGCGGCAGATTGACATGGGCATCGTTCCCGAAGGCACGAACCTCGCCGAGCGCAACGACGGCGTGCTGCCCTGGGACGAGCTGGACGACGAGCAGAAGCACGTCTACACCCACCTCCAGGCGGCGTTCGCCGGATTCCTGGAGCACGCGGACGCACAGGTCGGGCGTGTGCTCGCCACCCTCGACGAGCTCGGCGTCGCCGACGACACGATCGTGCTGGTGCTCTCCGACAACGGCGCAAGCCGCGAAGGCGGCCCCACCGGCGATGTCGACACGAACGCCCCCTACAGCGGAGTGCGCCGCACGCCCGCCGAGCAGATCCCGCTGCTCGACGAGCTCGGCTCGCTCACCGGGGGTGCGCACTACCCGGAGGGCTGGGCGATGGCGGGCAACACCCCCTTCCGCCACTACAAGCAGTTCGTCGACCTCGGCGGTGTGCGCTCGCCGCTCATCGTCTCCTGGCCGGGAGCGGGCGAAGCCATGCGCGGCGTGCGGGAGCAGTTCGTGCACGCCGTTGACGTCACCCCCACGCTGCTGGAGATGCTCGGTGTTGCACCGGAGCGCGGTGTTGACGGCGAGAGCGTCGCGGCAGGGATGACCGATCCGGCTGCTGTCGCCGGCCGCGAGACGCAGTACTGGGAGACGCTCGGGCACCGGGCGATCTGGAACGACGGCTGGAAGGCGGTGACCGCGCACGTGGCCGGCGTGCCGTACGAGGCGGATGCCTGGCGCCTGTACGACACGCGGTCAGACTTCTCCGAGTCGCGGGACGTCGCGGCGGAGCATCCTGAACGGCTGCAGATGCTGCAGCAGCTGTGGTGGCGCGAAGCAGGTCGCAACGATGTCTTCCCGCTGGATGATCGTCCCCTACGCGAGCTGATCGAGGAGCGCGGTCCCATCGGGCTGTTCGCGCAGACGCACATCACGCTGCGCCCCGGGCAGTCTCACGTCCCGTATCCGAGTGCGATCACCGGATCCAACCGGAACATCGACGTCACCGCACACGTCTCGCCGCTCGCCCGCTCGGTGAACGGCACGCTGCTCTCCAGTGGAAACGCTCAGGGTGGTTACCTGTTCTCGCTGCAGGACGGCGCCCTGTGCTTCGAGCACGGACATCTCGGCGAGACCGTGCTCGTGCGTGCTGAGCTTCCCGAATCGTCCGTATCGGAGCTGGCCTTCCGGCTTCGCACCGCCGACGACGGCTCCGTGACCGTGCAGCTTTTCATCGACGGTGAGGCCGTCAACGACGCGCGTATCCCGCGGTACTCGAGCCACCTCTCCTTCTGGGGACTCGATGTCGCACACATCCCCAACAGCACATTCAGCTCGCGTGTGGCAGCGCCCTTCGCTCTGCCCGCGCGCATCCTGGACCGGATCGACATGATCGTGCATCCGGCGGCCGACGATGCCGCCGAGTACGCGGAGGTTCTCCTTGCCAGCGAATAG